The Elusimicrobiota bacterium DNA segment AGATCGCCATCGCGGCGCGGGTGCCCACCTTTCGGAACAGCTGCCGGTAGGGCTTCTTGGGCAGGTAAGGGATGTCGATGGCCGCGATGAGCTCGCCGGGCTCGAGGCTGGTCTTCTTGACGCCCGCGAAGGTCTGCAGGAACGGCAGCCCTCTCTGCCCCTTGCGGGAAACGGTCTTGACCGTGGCCTCGTAGACCGCCAGCGCCGGGAAGGTGTCCGCCGCGGGCGAGGCGTTGGCGATGTTGCCGCCCAAGGTGCCGCGGTTCTGGATCTGCTCGGCGCCCACCACCGCGGCCGCCTGCGCCAGCAGGGGGAATTCGCGCCTGACCACGGGATCGTCCCTGAGCTCGGCGTGCGTGACCAGCGCGCCGATGGAGAGGCCGGCCGCGGTCTTGCGGATGGCCCGCCATTCCCTCACCCCGGAGAGGTCGAGCAGGCTCTGGCCGTCGG contains these protein-coding regions:
- a CDS encoding xanthine dehydrogenase family protein subunit M — translated: MRGSPQSMTVLRPESAGEAVARFAGNPSARPFAGGTDYMVLWNMGEADGQSLLDLSGVREWRAIRKTAAGLSIGALVTHAELRDDPVVRREFPLLAQAAAVVGAEQIQNRGTLGGNIANASPAADTFPALAVYEATVKTVSRKGQRGLPFLQTFAGVKKTSLEPGELIAAIDIPYLPKKPYRQLFRKVGTRAAMAISKTVAAGLVWLERDRTVRELRFALGSMAPTVRRLRAAEESVKGRRLTPEAAAEACELLAQDVSPIDDLRSTAAYRLHVSQNLLSDFLLG